caaaaagtaaaattaaaaaaaaaaaaaacactttccaAGTTTGCATTTGCACACCATCGCGAACTGACTGTTGGCAGACTGAGCTTTACCCAATGAAAAAAAGAGTCTTTCTCCTTTAGCTTAACTTTCTTCGATTGGAGGATATACAAGATAATAAGATTTTCATGTAACAAATAGCACTTTTGgcttaaaagaaattttgaatttttgcaaaaaagagTCATCGTTTACCACAGACGAATTTCAATAAACGAAGTAGCATTTACATTAAAAGTTTAGCAAATTCATGACTAACGTTCAATGGTGGAGGGAAATGTTTCatagtttctataaaaaaaaatacttccttCACAAAACAGATTTGCTTGTCGCTTTACCCGACTTCCATTGTGATTTCTATACACGGACGagcatgactagatcgactaagaatgaaTATCAAGATgacatttatactttatggggtagcaGGTCATTATTTTGAGGTTTTATCAACGGAATTACTAGGATAGTATACCTCtaacctttggtggtgggtataaaaaacctttCTTATCTGTCTGCATATCCAAGATTTATAAGGAAAGAAAGAAAGCTCCCAGTTGGTGCTGAATAGAGGTggccattttatttttttccttttagttCCGTTCCACtaaaggaactagttcctttttTTACTTCCTTAGTTCCTTTTTCATTGGCGATCCCTTATTTTGATTCcttcatacaaaacaaaaaagagctTTGCATTTGGTTTTGAACCTTAAAATGAGCGTTTTTTAATGTACGTATAGATACAAACATTTCGACTGTATATGTAATTGAACTGTAATTgtactttattttaaacaagtatTAAGTCTCGATGCTGAAAATAAAAACCTAGacttcgagataagttctacatataaaaagtactacgtacaccaggtggtgtagggtattatatagttggctccgcccgacttttgcctttccttactggtttttatttgatttcgtgGTTAGTTATGAAATATAAACATTCGAGTGTAAATTTAAGTAATATTGTTTCAATTTATTGACTATTCATATTTTTGAGAACAAATTTGTTTAACAATTTTCTAAGCAGGATagtaataattgaaaaaaatcttttataaatCTCTTATGGTTGTGCAATCTTACAATTTCATTACTGGTCTTTAGATATTTCCCCCTTTAATTCATGTAAGGTTTAACTATAAAAAGTTTCACAAAATAACTTCCATATTAAGCATTGTTGTAATATAAAGGACGATCATTACGATCTTGCAGGGGTCTAAAGTTATTGACCAATGGTTGACCATGGGCATCTTTGATGCCCCAGAAATTCTGTAAATGTTCCATGGAAATTTGAAGTGGTTCAGGGAATACATGCCAGGTAACAGCTTCACCACAGCCTGGGGTAGTCAATGAGCCGCTGTAGCTAAAGAATTTTGTGGTATGGAGATCACCCAATAAATGACTCAATGACATGGTCTTCTTAAGTGGAGTTGTTGATTGATAGTCAACCAGTTTGGGCAATCTATCAAAGATTTCACTTAAGGCAGGATAAGTGCGGGTAAGAGTCTACGAAAAAGTAAAGAAAAGTATAACACATTtgtaatatctttcattttggATTATTCCCAAGTCTTCTTACTTTGGGAGCTTCGAAGAGTACACCCAAAACAGCCAAACCATCGGCATGTTCAACGGCTTCAGGAACGCTGGCGTATTTGACATTCTTGTGGACAATGTGCATTTCAGCATCAAACTGACGGCCATCAACGGTATGTTCGGAGCCCTTGACACCTTTGCTGCCCCAATGGAAATGGACACCAACAGCTTCGAATTTGCCAGGCAAGTTGCCACCACTGATGGTGGGAAGATCTCCCTTAACGGTTTTTGGTACACTGAATTCAACTATGAATAAATAGGTGAAACCACAATGAAACAGCCTCTACATTAAATATGCATTAGTTCAACTTACCGGAGTGACCATTGTTGCTTAGATTAATAGTGCCAAATAAAGCCTTGTCATAGTTGGTGAATTTAAGTGGAGCCAATTGTGGTGTGGTACTctacaataataaaacaaaatcatttAACTAAAAGcctagttttattttatttaacctTATGAATCAGATTAAATCTTATTATGTAACCTACGAGTAAATGCCTAATGTTcatttgattttaaaaatatgCCAGCATATAATACAATACGATGATGATTTTAAGAGTATTTTTGAGTGcggttttgttaaaaattgcggAATAAAACGATGTGTgtaaaaatcatattaaaaatgcaatataTATTAACATAAGGCTCTGTGatgtatttgaatttttatatatacactagctggaccgggcccgctccgctgagctTTCTTTAACTCTGTGAtatcttcgccctgaatgcggatatcgaattcgtgctattgtagcctatgacgctgaacgcgttcgaatccaggcgagaacatcggacaaagcggtgtttatccccacttaatgttggcgacatctgcgaggtacaatgccatgcatggtcatttgaa
This Stomoxys calcitrans chromosome 2, idStoCalc2.1, whole genome shotgun sequence DNA region includes the following protein-coding sequences:
- the LOC106082208 gene encoding carbonic anhydrase 2, which gives rise to MVSALTLICVLLPLAFASEGGHEWNYGNCAHWGDADPKCFGKQQSPIALVTSESTTPQLAPLKFTNYDKALFGTINLSNNGHSVEFSVPKTVKGDLPTISGGNLPGKFEAVGVHFHWGSKGVKGSEHTVDGRQFDAEMHIVHKNVKYASVPEAVEHADGLAVLGVLFEAPKTLTRTYPALSEIFDRLPKLVDYQSTTPLKKTMSLSHLLGDLHTTKFFSYSGSLTTPGCGEAVTWHVFPEPLQISMEHLQNFWGIKDAHGQPLVNNFRPLQDRNDRPLYYNNA